A window of Gouania willdenowi chromosome 12, fGouWil2.1, whole genome shotgun sequence contains these coding sequences:
- the LOC114473061 gene encoding transmembrane protein 230-like, whose product MKSSQSSSSAAGLSINKVKYSRLAADDDGYIDLQFRRSPPRIPYKAIALAIFLFLVGSLLIIFGALLLSGTIEVEHPDRTIPVIIIGLLVFLPGFYHLRIACYAAKGYRGYSYEDIPDFGD is encoded by the exons aTGAAAAGTAGCCAAAGCAGCTCATCAGCTGCTGGATTATCCATCAACAAGGTGAAATACTCTCGACTGGCTGCAGATGACGATGGTTACATCGACTTACAG TTCAGGAGGAGTCCACCCAGGATCCCCTACAAGGCCATCGCTTTGGCTATATTTCTGTTCCTTGTCGGATCCCTGCTCATCATTTTTGGAGCTCTTCTATTGTCAGGAACCATCGAGGTGGAG CACCCTGACAGAACCATCCCCGTCATCATCATCGGGCTGCTCGTCTTCCTCCCTGGGTTCTACCATCTGAGGATCGCCTGCTACGCTGCTAAAGGTTACCGAGGCTACTCCTACGAAGACATCCCAGACTTTGGTGACTGA
- the LOC114472958 gene encoding alpha-1A adrenergic receptor-like: protein MGSSENVSVFPPAEDCPDCTQPQVGVAKAVLLGMVIVVFMVFGVLGNILVILAVVFHRHWRSVTHYFIANLAAADLLLSSAVLPFSAASEARGHWVFGRPFCSVWAALDVLCCTASILSLSVISIDRYLAVSYPLRYPAMVTGRRGLTAVAVLWVVSAAISVGPLFGWKEPDPEDEAVCTITEEPGYALFSALGSFYVPLAIILVMYCKVYTVARKQSQMLEGGRTRPGVEVEGVVLRIHRGSPTQPGKHEDTKISKNRCSAVRILPKKPKVSREEKAAKTLCIVVGCFVLCWLPFFLVLPIGSIFPSWKPSETVFKVTFWMGYLNSCINPIIYPCFSREFKKNFSNLLSCRCLRTAGRSTGSMPPLLQSKVS, encoded by the exons ATGGGTTCCTCAGAGAACGTCAGCGTGTTTCCTCCAGCTGAAGATTGTCCCGACTGCACGCAGCCCCAGGTGGGTGTGGCCAAAGCCGTGCTCCTGGGCATGGTCATTGTCGTCTTCATGGTGTTTGGCGTCCTGGGAAACATCCTGGTCATCCTGGCGGTTGTGTTCCACCGTCACTGGCGTTCCGTCACTCATTACTTCATCGCTAACCTAGCGGCGGCCGACCTTCTGCTGAGCTCGGCCGTCCTCCCGTTCTCTGCCGCCTCAGAGGCTCGTGGTCACTGGGTGTTTGGGCGTCCATTCTGCAGCGTGTGGGCCGCCCTGGACGTCCTCTGCTGCACGGCCTCCATCCTCAGCCTTAGCGTGATCTCCATCGATCGCTACCTGGCCGTTAGCTACCCTCTGCGGTACCCGGCCATGGTCACCGGGAGGCGGGGCTTGACGGCTGTAGCTGTTCTGTGGGTCGTGTCGGCCGCCATTTCAGTGGGGCCACTGTTTGGCTGGAAGGAACCAGATCCTGAAGACGAGGCGGTGTGTACCATCACGGAGGAGCCGGGCTACGCCTTGTTCTCAGCGCTGGGATCGTTCTACGTCCCCCTGGCCATCATCCTGGTCATGTACTGTAAAGTCTACACCGTGGCCAGGAAGCAGAGCCAAATGCTAGAGGGAGGCAGGACGAGGCCGGGCGTGGAGGTGGAGGGGGTGGTGCTGAGGATACACAGAGGAAGTCCCACTCAACCAGGGAAACATGAAGACACAAAGATCTCCAAGAACAGATGTTCTGCTGTTCGCATCCTGCCAAAGAAACCCAAAGTGTCCAGAGAAGAGAAGGCAGCAAAGACTCTGTGCATCGTGGTCGGCTGCTTCGTTCTCTGCTGGCTCCCGTTCTTCCTGGTTTTACCCATCG GATCCATCTTCCCATCGTGGAAACCCTCTGAAACCGTCTTCAAGGTCACATTCTGGATGGGTTACCTCAACAGCTGCATCAACCCCATCATCTACCCATGCTTCAGCCGCGAGTTTAAAAAGAACTTCTCCAACCTGCTGAGCTGTCGCTGCCTGAGAACTGCAGGTCGGTCCACGGGTTCAATGCCTCCACTGCTGCAGTCCAAAGTATCCTAA